Proteins co-encoded in one Chitinophagales bacterium genomic window:
- a CDS encoding ABC transporter permease, protein MLQNYFKTAFRNLMRNKIFALINILGLAMGMTCCFLIVLFVKDELSYDQFQEKFERIYRVKYQPKFAGDGMELARTPPPLSPLLTDYFPEIEQTTRFYLRSASIEVPSSNGGENKQYEEDRVFFADSTLTDIFTFHFLKGNPKTALNAPFSIVIAASIAEKYFGESNPMGKTILMSGQYAFKVTGVFEDYPNNSHVHFELVAPFENMFDIENEAIRANMKDNLSKNWVISHLYTYVLLKDNQSPESVDAKMPQLLQIHGNEKVRDKQAFVLQPLKEIQLQSGIGLEIEPVGSMRNIYLFSIIALLTLLIACINFVNLSTAASLKRATEVGIRKVVGANKGNLIGQFLSESLLLSFFAFIVSLLLLEFTLPILNDLTAKSLQFNPLQHWQEILIFIGIFLGVGILAGSYPAFFVTRFQAASILKGTGYQSIPKGVALRKVLITTQFFVTIALIAATLVVYQQWQFMRNQPMGFAQDQVLTVRLFSQNMNTIFGGVTGELRAKMNAFEESLQENPHILGSTLSSALPGMGSVRRNVTTDSIKAEDNMYIGSMAVDYDFAATYDLQIIEGRDFDKSFGTDHLNAFIINEKAVETLGWKNAIEAIGKNINMEGKQGTVVGVMKDFHYTSLTQPIEAMTIQVNAGTFTTFSIRIQNTEIPETVDFIRQKWGTFFPEKVMDYAFLDSQIEDLYTTESHLSQIVGYFSFLAILISCFGLYGLVMYAALQKKKEIGIRKVLGATVPNILSLLSKDFLQLIALASVLAIPLVFYAMNHWLQDYAYRIELSWLLFVLPVVVVLLIALVTLGFQTVQSALANPVEALRNE, encoded by the coding sequence ATGCTGCAAAACTACTTCAAGACCGCTTTCCGCAATTTAATGCGAAACAAAATATTCGCCCTGATCAATATATTGGGTTTGGCGATGGGAATGACCTGTTGCTTTTTGATTGTTTTGTTTGTCAAAGATGAATTGAGTTATGACCAATTTCAGGAGAAATTTGAGCGCATCTATCGGGTCAAATACCAGCCGAAATTTGCAGGGGATGGAATGGAATTGGCACGCACTCCACCACCTCTTTCACCGCTTTTGACTGACTATTTCCCAGAAATCGAACAGACAACTCGGTTCTATTTGCGAAGTGCAAGCATTGAAGTGCCTTCCTCCAATGGCGGTGAAAACAAGCAATATGAAGAAGATAGGGTCTTTTTTGCAGATTCTACTTTGACCGATATCTTTACATTTCATTTTCTCAAAGGCAATCCCAAAACTGCCTTGAATGCCCCTTTTTCAATTGTTATTGCAGCATCAATTGCAGAAAAATACTTTGGGGAAAGTAATCCGATGGGCAAAACTATTTTGATGAGTGGTCAATATGCTTTCAAAGTAACGGGTGTTTTTGAAGATTATCCCAATAATTCACATGTTCACTTCGAGTTAGTTGCGCCCTTTGAGAACATGTTTGACATTGAAAATGAAGCTATCCGTGCAAACATGAAGGACAACCTCAGCAAAAATTGGGTTATTTCGCATCTTTATACCTATGTCTTGCTTAAAGACAATCAATCTCCTGAAAGTGTAGATGCTAAAATGCCTCAATTACTGCAAATACATGGCAATGAGAAAGTGAGGGACAAACAAGCGTTTGTTTTGCAGCCATTGAAGGAGATACAACTGCAATCGGGTATTGGTTTGGAAATTGAGCCTGTGGGAAGTATGCGGAATATTTACCTGTTCAGTATCATTGCTTTATTGACCTTATTGATTGCTTGTATCAATTTTGTAAATCTTTCTACGGCAGCTTCTTTGAAAAGAGCAACCGAGGTGGGCATCCGAAAAGTGGTGGGTGCAAATAAAGGAAATTTGATTGGGCAGTTTTTGAGTGAATCGCTGCTGCTGAGTTTTTTCGCCTTTATTGTTTCGCTTTTGCTGCTCGAATTCACCTTGCCAATATTGAATGATTTGACAGCTAAATCGCTGCAATTTAATCCATTGCAGCACTGGCAAGAAATCTTGATTTTTATTGGTATTTTTTTGGGAGTAGGTATTTTGGCTGGCAGTTATCCCGCTTTTTTTGTTACCCGATTTCAGGCGGCGAGTATATTGAAGGGAACAGGTTATCAAAGTATTCCGAAAGGAGTTGCTTTGCGAAAAGTGTTGATTACCACTCAATTTTTCGTTACTATTGCACTCATTGCGGCTACTTTAGTGGTGTATCAACAATGGCAGTTTATGCGAAATCAACCGATGGGCTTTGCTCAGGATCAAGTGCTTACGGTGCGTTTGTTCAGCCAAAACATGAACACGATTTTTGGAGGGGTGACGGGTGAATTGCGTGCCAAAATGAATGCGTTTGAAGAAAGCCTGCAAGAAAATCCACATATTTTGGGCAGTACACTTTCTTCGGCATTGCCAGGCATGGGTTCGGTTCGTCGAAATGTGACGACCGATTCTATCAAAGCAGAGGATAATATGTATATTGGTTCTATGGCAGTTGATTACGATTTTGCAGCTACCTATGACTTGCAAATCATTGAAGGTAGAGATTTTGACAAATCCTTTGGAACTGACCATCTAAATGCTTTCATTATCAATGAGAAAGCTGTTGAAACTTTGGGGTGGAAAAATGCTATTGAAGCAATAGGAAAGAACATCAATATGGAAGGAAAACAGGGGACGGTTGTGGGTGTGATGAAAGATTTTCACTATACAAGTCTGACACAACCCATTGAAGCCATGACTATTCAGGTCAATGCAGGCACATTTACTACTTTTTCGATTCGGATTCAAAATACAGAGATTCCTGAAACGGTAGATTTCATTCGCCAAAAATGGGGAACATTTTTTCCTGAAAAGGTAATGGATTATGCGTTTTTGGACAGTCAAATTGAGGATTTATATACCACAGAAAGTCATCTAAGTCAAATCGTTGGCTACTTTTCTTTCTTGGCAATTTTGATTTCTTGCTTTGGGTTATATGGTTTGGTGATGTATGCGGCGCTTCAAAAAAAGAAGGAAATTGGCATCCGAAAAGTATTGGGGGCTACTGTTCCAAATATCTTGTCTTTACTTTCTAAGGATTTCCTTCAATTGATTGCTTTGGCGAGTGTATTAGCGATTCCTTTGGTGTTTTATGCCATGAATCATTGGTTGCAGGATTATGCCTATCGAATTGAACTGTCTTGGCTATTGTTTGTGCTTCCTGTTGTTGTCGTCTTATTGATTGCTTTGGTCACGCTTGGTTTTCAAACAGTTCAGTCGGCCTTGGCGAATCCTGTGGAGGCTTTGCGGAATGAATAG
- a CDS encoding SLC13 family permease, with translation MTISITLLFGIILLLIIMLIFEVLPSDTLAVALMVVLMVCGFVTPQEGISGLSNQATVTVLALMILSVGLETTGVITSIGKRIKLLFERTEWVTILVLMLIVGTCSAFISTTAVVIVFLRIMIKLSQKMPANLAKILMPLSFAGIMGGSCTLLGTSTNLLVSAIAKDYKLEPFGVFEFTPIGVIFFVAGLAYMVLIGRHLIPNRTPIGADSTRQYAMEGYLTEIVIPPDSNLIGKRIDETIFYQDEEINFLEIKQRNSQYYVPNEVLILQEDDLLLVKASVEKIAELHQNDDVRLLSRQMAKSDQEESKEKTTLCEVIVRPSSRLIGKSLNRIAVKKEYNALPLAIKKHKLYYFMKIGRIKVESSDTVLMEVEQADFEQFYNLPDFVVLQEHEDLSSKSDRRYIAAIIMVAVILLAATNVLPILVSALSGCVAMFLTGCLDLQKAYRRVDWSVFFLLAGVIPLGIAMDNTGASQLIASTFVEVLGEVSPRILVSILFIFTALLSGVISNNATAILIAPIAVSIATSLQIDPRPLLFTVMFAASASYISPIGYQTNTLIYGPGGYKFADFVKVGGGLMLLIWGLATLLIPMFYF, from the coding sequence ATGACTATATCCATTACACTACTTTTTGGAATAATATTGTTGCTAATTATTATGCTCATTTTTGAAGTTTTACCTTCAGATACACTTGCCGTAGCACTGATGGTCGTATTGATGGTATGCGGATTTGTGACCCCGCAAGAGGGAATTTCTGGTTTGAGCAATCAGGCAACAGTAACAGTATTGGCACTGATGATTTTGAGTGTGGGATTGGAAACAACAGGCGTGATTACCTCCATTGGTAAGCGAATCAAGCTCTTATTTGAGCGCACAGAGTGGGTAACTATATTGGTACTGATGTTGATTGTTGGTACTTGTTCGGCATTTATCAGCACTACCGCAGTAGTAATTGTTTTTCTGCGAATTATGATAAAATTGTCGCAAAAAATGCCCGCAAATCTTGCCAAGATACTCATGCCACTTTCCTTTGCAGGCATCATGGGTGGCTCATGTACTTTGTTGGGAACTTCCACAAATTTGCTGGTAAGTGCCATTGCTAAGGATTACAAATTAGAGCCTTTTGGCGTGTTTGAGTTTACACCTATTGGAGTGATTTTTTTTGTAGCAGGACTCGCTTATATGGTGCTGATTGGCAGACATTTGATTCCAAATCGAACACCTATTGGAGCGGATTCTACTCGTCAATACGCAATGGAGGGTTATTTGACCGAAATTGTGATACCACCCGATTCTAATTTGATTGGAAAACGCATTGATGAAACGATTTTTTACCAAGATGAAGAAATTAACTTCCTCGAAATCAAACAAAGGAACAGTCAATACTATGTGCCAAATGAAGTGCTGATTCTTCAAGAAGATGATTTACTTTTGGTGAAGGCGAGTGTGGAAAAAATAGCAGAATTGCATCAAAATGACGATGTTAGGTTACTCAGTCGTCAAATGGCCAAAAGTGACCAAGAAGAAAGCAAGGAAAAGACAACTCTCTGCGAGGTAATCGTACGTCCAAGTTCACGGTTGATTGGCAAATCCCTGAATCGAATTGCAGTGAAAAAGGAGTACAACGCCTTACCACTTGCCATCAAGAAGCACAAGTTGTACTATTTCATGAAGATAGGACGGATAAAGGTAGAGTCTAGTGATACGGTATTAATGGAAGTAGAACAAGCTGATTTTGAACAGTTTTACAATTTGCCCGATTTTGTAGTATTACAAGAACATGAGGATTTGTCCTCAAAATCTGATAGAAGGTATATCGCTGCAATAATTATGGTTGCAGTTATTTTGTTGGCAGCCACCAATGTATTGCCGATTTTGGTAAGTGCTTTGTCGGGATGTGTTGCCATGTTTTTGACAGGCTGTTTAGATTTGCAAAAAGCCTATCGGCGAGTAGATTGGAGCGTTTTCTTTTTACTTGCGGGGGTGATTCCTTTGGGGATTGCGATGGACAATACAGGTGCGAGTCAGTTGATTGCCAGCACTTTTGTAGAAGTATTGGGCGAAGTTTCTCCCCGAATATTGGTGAGTATATTGTTTATTTTCACCGCCTTGCTCAGTGGAGTCATTTCCAACAATGCCACTGCCATATTGATTGCTCCAATCGCCGTTTCGATAGCTACAAGTTTGCAAATTGATCCTCGCCCATTGTTGTTCACCGTCATGTTTGCGGCAAGTGCCAGTTATATTTCTCCAATTGGTTATCAGACAAATACATTGATTTATGGTCCAGGTGGATACAAATTCGCCGATTTTGTGAAAGTAGGCGGAGGCTTGATGTTGCTGATATGGGGCTTGGCAACTTTATTGATACCCATGTTTTATTTTTAG